One Babylonia areolata isolate BAREFJ2019XMU chromosome 20, ASM4173473v1, whole genome shotgun sequence DNA segment encodes these proteins:
- the LOC143294589 gene encoding diisopropyl-fluorophosphatase-like gives MQEPFGSVYCLVKDGKVVQADTGIRFPNGIAVRHNSCGEPFQLIVAETPTKLLWSYDIKGPGLVSNKKEWAKMPGDLEGGADGMDLDDKGNVLVAHWGSGYIEVFSPDGGSPVKCIACPFQKPIQIWIITCTDDNVL, from the exons ATGCAG GAGCCATTTGGTTCAGTGTACTGTTTGGTGAAGGATGGGAAGGTGGTACAAGCCGATACAGGCATTCGTTTTCCCAATGGCATTGCTGTGAGACATAACAGCTGTGGAGAGCCCTTTCAGCTGATTGTGGCAGAGACCCCAACTAAACTCTTGTGGAGTTACGACATCAAAGGACCAGGCCttgtcagcaacaaaaaagaatggGCAAAAATGCCAG GTGATCTTGAAGGAGGGGCAGATGGCATGGATCTTGATGACAAAGGAAACGTGCTGGTGGCCCATTGGGGCTCAGGATACATCGAAGTCTTCTCTCCAGATGGGGGCTCCCCAGTGAAGTGCATCGCCTGCCCCTTTCAGAAGCCCA TCCAAATCTGGATCATCACATGCACTGATGACAATGTGCTGTGA